TCAGTGGCGATGAAAAGAGTCGCCAGCGTGTGGTGGAATTGGTGAAGCGTCTGGACGCAGAGCAGGCCAGTACAGGCAACACCAAGGTACGCTATCTGCGTTATGCCAAGGCCGAAGACCTGGTTGAAGTGCTTACCGGCTTTGCCCAGAAACTGGAAGAGAGCAAGGAAGGGGCTGCTCAGCAAGCTTCGGGCAAGCGTCGCAGCCAAATCAATATCATGGCGCACACAGATACCAATGCCCTGGTGATCAGCGCCGAACCCGACCAGATGCGCACCCTCGAGAGCGTCATCAATCAGCTCGACATCCGTCGTGCCCAGGTGCTGGTGGAAGCCATCATCGTAGAAGTGGCTGAAGGTGACGATGTGGGCTTTGGCGTGCAGTGGGCCACTGAATCCGGTGGCGGCACCCAGTTCAATAACCTGGGTCCCACCATTGGTGAGATTGGTGCCGGTATCTGGCAGGCCCGTGGTGAAGAAGCCTCTGAAGTGACCACCATCGACGGCAACGGCAACCCCATAGTTTCCAAGAACCCTGAAAAACGCGGAGATATCACTTTGCTGGCCCAGGCACTGGGCAAGGTGAACGGCATGGCGTGGGGTGTGGCCATGGGCGACTTCGGTGCCCTCATTCAGGCCGTGTCCTCCGATACCAACTCCAACGTGCTGGCTACGCCTTCCATCACCACCCTGGATAACCAGGAAGCCGCCTTTATCGTGGGTGATGAAGTGCCGGTTCTGACGGGTGCACAAAACTCCAGCAACGGTAACTCCAACCCCTTTCAGACCGTTGAACGTAAAGAAGTGGGTGTGAAGCTGAAAGTGACGCCACAAATCAACGAAGGCAATGCGGTGAAGCTTGCCATCGAGCAGGAAGTCTCAGGTATCAACGGTAAAACGGGTGTGGACGTGACCTTTGCTACCCGCCGTTTGACCACCACAGTCATGGCCGACTCAGGTCAAATTGTGGTGCTGGGTGGTTTGATCAACGAAGAGGTGCAGGAGAGTGTGCAGAAGGTGCCTATCCTGGGCGACATTCCACTGCTTGGCCACCTGTTCAAGTCGTCTTCCAGCGGCAAGAAAAAGAAAAACCTGATGGTGTTTATCAAGCCCACCATTATTCGTGATGGCATTACCATGGAAGGCATCGCCGGCCGTAAGTACAACTATTTCCGTGCCCTGCAGCTCGAGCAACAGGAACGTGGCGTTAATCTGATGCCCAATACCAATGTGCCCGTGCTTGAAGAGTGGGACCAGTCGCAGCATCTGCCACCGGAAGTGAACGATATCCTTGACCGTTACAAAGAAGGCAAGGGGTTGGACACCGACATGCGTGAAAAGGACGCCGCACTGAATTACATCAACGAAAACAAATAACGGGCGAGCCTATGAGTGACATCAATCAGGGCGAAGTGCTGGAACGCCTGTCCGATGAACTTGGCGTAGAGGCCGAGACCCAGGTAGACGAGGCATTTCGCTCCAATAGCCGCGAGCGGCTGCCCTTTGCCTTTGCCCACCGTTTTGGCTTGGTGCTCGCCAAAGACGAGCAGGGTGTGCTGGGGCTGTATTACACAGACAAAACTCCGCTGGCGGCCCTGTTGGAAGTGCGCCGCTACGCCGGTGAAGCCGTTCCGTTGCAGCGTCTGGAATCCGGAGCCTTCGAGGCCAAACTGACTCAGGCCTATCAGGCCAACTCTTCCGAAGCGCAGCAGCTGATGGAAGACATTGGCAATGAGATGGACCTCTTCACTTTGGCCGAAGAGCTGCCACAGACCGAAGACTTGCTGGAAGGCGACGATGATGCGCCCATTATCCGGCTTATCAACGCTCTCCTGTCAGAAGCCATTAAAGAAGAGGCTTCGGATATCCATATCGAGACGTACGAGAAGCAGCTCGTGGTGCGTTTCCGGGTGGATGGGGTACTCAAAGAAGTGCTCAAACCCAACCGTAAGCTTTCGTCACTGCTGGTGAGCCGTATCAAGGTGATGGCCCGTCTGGACATCGCCGAAAAACGGGTACCTCAGGATGGCCGTATCTCGCTGCGTATCGGTGGCCGTGCTGTGGATGTGCGGGTGTCGACCATGCCATCGAGCCACGGTGAGCGGGTGGTACTGCGTCTGCTGGACAAGAACGCCGGTAATCTGGATTTGGCTCAGCTTGGGATGACAGAAACCATTCGCGAGCAATTCGACGAGCTTATCCGCAAGCCCCACGGGATCCTGCTGGTGACCGGTCCCACGGGTTCGGGTAAGAGTACGACCCTGTACGCGGGCCTTACCGAAATCAATTCCCGTGATACCAATATCCTCACTGTGGAAGACCCCATCGAATATGAGCTCGAAGGTATAGGTCAGACCCAGGTAAACACCAAGGTCGACATGACGTTTGCCCGCGGCCTGCGCGCCATTTTGCGTCAGGACCCTGACGTGGTGATGATTGGGGAAATCCGTGATCTGGAAACTGCCCAGATTGCGGTGCAGGCGTCCCTTACGGGTCACCTGGTGATTTCGACTCTGCACACCAACACGGCCTCCGGTGCCATCACGCGTCTGCAGGACATGGGGGTTGAGCCCTTCCTGGTCTCCTCCAGTTTGCTCGGGGTATTGGCCCAGCGATTGGTGCGGACCCTGTGCCCAAGCTGTAAGGCACCCCATGTGCCCGATGAGCGAGAGCGTGAACTGCTGGGTATTGGCGGCGGTGATGCCATTATTTACCGCGCCACCGGCTGTAAGGCCTGTGGCCACAATGGTTATCGTGGTCGTACCGGTATTCACGAGCTGCTGCTGGTGGATGACACAGTGCGCGAGCTTATCCATGGCGGCAGAGGCGAGCTGGCGATTGAGAAGTATATTCGTCAATCGGTTCCCAGCATTCGCCACGATGGTATGCAAAAGGTCCTTGCGGGCATTACCACCCTCGAAGAAGTACTGCGGGTGACCCGCGAGGAGTAAGGCATGCCGGCTTTTGAATACAAGGCGCTCGATGGCAAGGGCAAACAGCAAAAAGGGGTGATTGAGGCAGACAGTGCCCGTCATGCCCGCAGTCAGCTGCGAGATATGCGTCTGATGCCGCTGGAAATCGAGCCTGTTGTTGAAAAGGAAACCAAGGCCAAGTCCGTCGGCTTCAGTCCCTTCAAGCGTGGCATCAGTGTGGCCGAGCTGGCACTGATCACCCGTCAGATTGCCACCCTGGTGGCGTCAGGCTTGCCGGTGGAAGAAGCCCTCAAGGCTGTTGGCCAGCAGTGTGAAAAAGACCGTCTCGCTTCCATGGTGATGGCGGTGCGCTCACGGGTGGTGGAAGGTTACTCTCTTGCCGACTCCATGGCGGAATTCCCTCATATTTTTGATGATTTGTATCGCTCTATGGTGGCATCGGGTGAAAAATCCGGTCACCTGGAAGTGGTACTCAATCGTCTGGCCGACTACACCGAGCGGCGTCAACAGCTCAAGTCCAAACTGACTCAGGCGATGATTTACCCCGTGATGCTGACACTGGTCGCCATTGGCGTGGTTGCCGTGTTGCTTGCGGCCGTAGTGCCCAAGGTGGTGTCTCAGTTTGAACATCTGGGGCAGGAGTTGCCTGCGACCACCCAGGCCCTGATGGCATCGTCTGCCTTTGTGCAGGACTATGGCTTGCTGATTATGGTCTTGGTTGTGGTGGCCTTTGTGGTGTTTCAGCGTTTGCTCGCCAATGACAACTTCAAGATGAAGTACCATCAGTTTCTGCTGCGTCTGCCGGTGGTTGGCCGGGTCAGTCGCAGTATCAATACAGCCCGCTTTGCCCGCACCCTGAGTATTCTCAGCGCCAGTGCCGTGCCGCTGCTGGACGGGATGCGTATCGCCGGTGAGGTGATGCAGAACTTAAGGGTGCGCGAAGCGGTCGAAGAAGCAACGGCCCGAGTGCGCGAGGGGACCAGCCTGGGGGCGGCCCTGACCAACACCAAGCTGTTTCCGCCCATGATGCTCTATATGATTGCCTCGGGCGAAAAGAGCGGTCAGCTCGAAAACATGCTCGAGCGGGCTGCGGATAACCAGGACAGGGAATTTGAGGCCAATGTGAATCTGGCGCTGGGGGTGTTTCAACCCGCGCTGGTGATCAGCATGGCTGCGGTGGTGCTTTTTATCGTACTCGCCATCCTGCAACCTATTCTGGAAATGAACAATTTGATTGGTGGCTAAGTACCACCTCAGCGGTTTTTACAAGGAGAAAGCGTCAATGCAAAAGCGCAAGCAACAAGGTTTTACCCTGCTGGAAATCATGGTGGTTATCGTGATCCTGGGCCTTCTGGCCGCCATGGTGTTGCCAAACGTGTTGGGTAATAAAGAATCTGCCGACATCAAAAAAGCGGTGGCCGATATAGTCGCTCTGGAAAATGCTCTGGACATGTACAAGCTGGATAACAGCGTCTACCCCACCACTGAGCAGGGTTTGGATGCTCTGGTGCAAAAACCAACCATGTCCCCTGAGCCACGTAACTACCGCGACGGTGGCTATGTGAAGCGACTGCCTCAGGATCCATGGCGCAGTGATTACATGCTCCTCAGCCCAGGTGAAAACGGCAAAATTGATATCTTCAGCGCCGGCCCCGATATGCAGCCAGGTACCGAGGATGATATCGGTAACTGGAACCTGCAAAAATACCAGTAATGCGGGTGTGATGTGAGACAACGCGGTTTTACCCTGATAGAAGTCTTGCTGGTGGTGCTCTTGATGGGCATCGCTGCGGCTGCGGTTACCCTGAGTTTGCCGGGTTCCGGGGTTAAACCTGTGCTGGATAAGGCCGCGAGCCAGTTTCTCGTGGCCACCGATTTGATTCGGGATGAGGCCGTACTCAGCGGCCAGTTTCTCGGGGTGGTTGTCGATGAGGATAACTACCAGTATGTGGTGTATCACGAAGGCAAGTGGCACAAGCTCGAGAATGACAGGTTACTGGCCGCCAAAGCCATGGAACCCGGTGTTCGTATGAGCCTGGTGGTGGAAGGCCTGCCACTGGATCAGGAAGAGGAAGACGAGTCCTGGTTTGATGAACCCTTTATCGATGAGCCCACCGCCGAGCAAAAAGCCAAAAACCCGGAGCCGCAGATCCTGGTGTTCCCCAGCGGCGAAATGACCGCCTTTGAATTGACCTTCCTTGGCAGAGACGATTTGGGCCAGGAAGTAGACGTGTTGATAAGCGGTGATGCACTGGGTCGACTTAAGCTGGGGAGGGGGGATGATGAAACCCTGTAACTCGCCGGCTCGCAATAGGTACCTCAACTCACGGGGTATGACGCTGCTGGAAGTCATGATGGCGCTGGTCATCTTCTCCATTGCCGCCATCTCGCTGACCAAGAGTATGAGTGAGATGATGGGCAATCTGCCCATTCTCGAAGAGCGCACCCTGGCTCAGTGGGTCGCTGACAATCAGATGGTGGATGCCAAACTGGAAAAAGGCTTCCCCTCTATAGGAAAGAAAGACGGTGAAGTGGAGCTGGCCGGACGCACCTGGTACTGGCGCAAAGAAGTGGTAAAGACCACCGACGATAATTTTCGCATGATCCGTATCAAGGTCAGCGACGATGACAGATATTCACGGACTCTGGCCGAGATAAGCACTTATGTCTTTAAGAGAGAATAAGCCTCAGCGGGGTTTTACCCTGATTGAGATGCTGCTGGCCATCGCCATCTTTGCCTTGCTCGGGCTGGCGGCAAATGCGGTGCTGGGGACTGTGCTCAAAAACGATGAAGTAACCCAGGACTTCAGCAACAGACTGCGTTATTTGCAGCAGGGTTTTGGTGCCATTGAGCGTGATTTGGGGCAAATGGTGGCCCGCACGCCAAGACTGCTGGAAGGCGGCCGCGGCACGACGGTACTGCAATCGGGCAGCGATATGCTGGACAGCGAGAGTGAGGCCTTGTCCTTTTTTCGCATCGGTTGGCTCAATCCCGATGGCAAGTTGCCCAGGGGCAGTGTGCAATCGGTGGCGTACGTGGTTATTGAGGGCAAGTTGGAGCGTTGGTACTACCCTTATCCTGAACCTGAGTTTGGGGCGCAGCCGCTGAAAACCGTGCTCTTTGATAAGGTGTTGTCGGTGGAGTACGCCTTCTTTGTGGGTGATAAGTGGGAAAAGCGAATCGAGGCGACCATTCTGCCTGAGGCCATTGCCATGGAAGTCGAACTTGAGGGCATAGGCAAAATTCAGCGTAAGTTTCTGCTGCCCAAAGGCAGTATGCCCAAGTCAGATGATGACGAGGGCAAAGACAAGGGTGATAACGGTTCAGGTAACGGCGACCAAAACGGCAGCGGCAACAGTCCAGGTAACGGCTCCGGCGAAGGCAAGGGCAATCCCGATGAGTCAGAGGACGACAACGGCCCCCGTGGCAAGGAGGACATCTGATGCGCAAGCAGCATGGTGTAGCTCTCATCGTGGTCTTACTGATTATTGCCATCGTGGCTGTGATCGCCACCAACGTAACGGCACGTAACCAAATCAGTATGCGCCGCACCATGAATCTGGCCCAATACGATCAGGGTTACTGGTACGCGCTGTCTGCCGAGGAGTTGGCCCGTAAGGTGCTTAAACAGGATTTGGACGACAGCGAAGGCAAGGTGCATCTGCAGCAGTACTGGGCACTCGCCAATGTGGTGTTTCCGGTACAGGGCGGGGAAATTGCCGGCAAGATTTCTGATATGCGGGCCTGCTTCAATCTAAACGCCCTGTCAGTGGCGTCAAAAGAGGTCGAAAACGGGCAACCCCAGTTGCCGCTGGCGGCCAAGCAGTTCAAAGCCTTGCTGGTGGCGTTGG
This sequence is a window from Shewanella zhangzhouensis. Protein-coding genes within it:
- the gspD gene encoding type II secretion system secretin GspD, with protein sequence MNNQGFRRKLIASLVAGTVLLSPAIAWSASNEQLAPSFKNAEIQEFINTVGKRLNKTIIVDPTIRGKINVRSYDNLTEDQYFQFFLNVLQVYGYAVVEMENGVLKVIKDKDAKTSNIRVADDSAPGLGDELVTRIVPLYNSEAKQLAPLLRQLNDNAGGGNVVNYDPSNVLMLTGRAAVVNKLVEIVKRVDKQGDTEVLVVPLQHASASEMVRIIDTLYRASANQAQLPGQAPKVVADERINAVVISGDEKSRQRVVELVKRLDAEQASTGNTKVRYLRYAKAEDLVEVLTGFAQKLEESKEGAAQQASGKRRSQINIMAHTDTNALVISAEPDQMRTLESVINQLDIRRAQVLVEAIIVEVAEGDDVGFGVQWATESGGGTQFNNLGPTIGEIGAGIWQARGEEASEVTTIDGNGNPIVSKNPEKRGDITLLAQALGKVNGMAWGVAMGDFGALIQAVSSDTNSNVLATPSITTLDNQEAAFIVGDEVPVLTGAQNSSNGNSNPFQTVERKEVGVKLKVTPQINEGNAVKLAIEQEVSGINGKTGVDVTFATRRLTTTVMADSGQIVVLGGLINEEVQESVQKVPILGDIPLLGHLFKSSSSGKKKKNLMVFIKPTIIRDGITMEGIAGRKYNYFRALQLEQQERGVNLMPNTNVPVLEEWDQSQHLPPEVNDILDRYKEGKGLDTDMREKDAALNYINENK
- the gspE gene encoding type II secretion system ATPase GspE, which encodes MSDINQGEVLERLSDELGVEAETQVDEAFRSNSRERLPFAFAHRFGLVLAKDEQGVLGLYYTDKTPLAALLEVRRYAGEAVPLQRLESGAFEAKLTQAYQANSSEAQQLMEDIGNEMDLFTLAEELPQTEDLLEGDDDAPIIRLINALLSEAIKEEASDIHIETYEKQLVVRFRVDGVLKEVLKPNRKLSSLLVSRIKVMARLDIAEKRVPQDGRISLRIGGRAVDVRVSTMPSSHGERVVLRLLDKNAGNLDLAQLGMTETIREQFDELIRKPHGILLVTGPTGSGKSTTLYAGLTEINSRDTNILTVEDPIEYELEGIGQTQVNTKVDMTFARGLRAILRQDPDVVMIGEIRDLETAQIAVQASLTGHLVISTLHTNTASGAITRLQDMGVEPFLVSSSLLGVLAQRLVRTLCPSCKAPHVPDERERELLGIGGGDAIIYRATGCKACGHNGYRGRTGIHELLLVDDTVRELIHGGRGELAIEKYIRQSVPSIRHDGMQKVLAGITTLEEVLRVTREE
- the gspF gene encoding type II secretion system inner membrane protein GspF, which codes for MPAFEYKALDGKGKQQKGVIEADSARHARSQLRDMRLMPLEIEPVVEKETKAKSVGFSPFKRGISVAELALITRQIATLVASGLPVEEALKAVGQQCEKDRLASMVMAVRSRVVEGYSLADSMAEFPHIFDDLYRSMVASGEKSGHLEVVLNRLADYTERRQQLKSKLTQAMIYPVMLTLVAIGVVAVLLAAVVPKVVSQFEHLGQELPATTQALMASSAFVQDYGLLIMVLVVVAFVVFQRLLANDNFKMKYHQFLLRLPVVGRVSRSINTARFARTLSILSASAVPLLDGMRIAGEVMQNLRVREAVEEATARVREGTSLGAALTNTKLFPPMMLYMIASGEKSGQLENMLERAADNQDREFEANVNLALGVFQPALVISMAAVVLFIVLAILQPILEMNNLIGG
- the gspG gene encoding type II secretion system major pseudopilin GspG, which gives rise to MQKRKQQGFTLLEIMVVIVILGLLAAMVLPNVLGNKESADIKKAVADIVALENALDMYKLDNSVYPTTEQGLDALVQKPTMSPEPRNYRDGGYVKRLPQDPWRSDYMLLSPGENGKIDIFSAGPDMQPGTEDDIGNWNLQKYQ
- the gspH gene encoding type II secretion system minor pseudopilin GspH → MRQRGFTLIEVLLVVLLMGIAAAAVTLSLPGSGVKPVLDKAASQFLVATDLIRDEAVLSGQFLGVVVDEDNYQYVVYHEGKWHKLENDRLLAAKAMEPGVRMSLVVEGLPLDQEEEDESWFDEPFIDEPTAEQKAKNPEPQILVFPSGEMTAFELTFLGRDDLGQEVDVLISGDALGRLKLGRGDDETL
- the gspI gene encoding type II secretion system minor pseudopilin GspI, with translation MMKPCNSPARNRYLNSRGMTLLEVMMALVIFSIAAISLTKSMSEMMGNLPILEERTLAQWVADNQMVDAKLEKGFPSIGKKDGEVELAGRTWYWRKEVVKTTDDNFRMIRIKVSDDDRYSRTLAEISTYVFKRE
- the gspJ gene encoding type II secretion system minor pseudopilin GspJ — encoded protein: MSLRENKPQRGFTLIEMLLAIAIFALLGLAANAVLGTVLKNDEVTQDFSNRLRYLQQGFGAIERDLGQMVARTPRLLEGGRGTTVLQSGSDMLDSESEALSFFRIGWLNPDGKLPRGSVQSVAYVVIEGKLERWYYPYPEPEFGAQPLKTVLFDKVLSVEYAFFVGDKWEKRIEATILPEAIAMEVELEGIGKIQRKFLLPKGSMPKSDDDEGKDKGDNGSGNGDQNGSGNSPGNGSGEGKGNPDESEDDNGPRGKEDI